The Tautonia plasticadhaerens nucleotide sequence CGCGGTGAACCCCGGCCTCATCGACACGCAGGTTGCCCGCGACGTCGTCGCCGGGAGCGAGGAGGCGTACGGCGAAATCGCGAAGGGCGTCCCCATCGGCCGTGCGGGCAGGCCCGAGGAGATTGCCTCGGCCGTCCTGTGGCTTTGCAGTCCGGGAGCAAGCTACGTCGTCGGTCACGCCCTCACCGTTGACGGAGGGATGACGGTCGTCTGATGAGCCTTCACACGAAAACCGAGGAGGTGCCGGCCGTGACTCTCTCCCGTCGCGCGTTCGCGACCTTCGCGGGCTCCGTGCTCGCGTGCTTCGCCGCTCGACGGGCACACGCCGCCCCTTCCACTCCAACGCAGGAGAAGAAGATGGATATCACCCGAGTGGGCTCCCAGCCTTCAAGCGAAGGGCCGGCCGACTGGTTCACCGGCACCGTCCGCATCGACCCACTGTTCCAGCCTCAAGCCCCGGCCCGTGCGGCAGCGGCCAGCGTCACGTTCGAGCCCGGGGCCCGGACGGCCTGGCACACACACCCGCTGGGGCAGACGCTCATCATCACGGCCGGCTTCGGTCGGGTGCAGCAAGAGGGCGGCCCGGTCGAGGAGGTACGACCTGGTGATGTCGTCTGGTTTCCTCCGGGCGTCAGGCACTGGCACGGGGCGAGCCCGACCACGGCGATGACCCATACCGCCATTCAAGAGGCCCTCGAAGGCAATATGGTCAATTGGCTGGAGAAAGTCAGCGACGAGCAGTATCGGAAGTGACACAAAGGCGATTCTTGACCACTCGGCCGGATCCCATCCGAGTGCCCCCAGGGCCCGGCCCCCTCAATCTCCCGTGCCGCCCCGCCGCTCCCGCATCAGGTGGATCGCGAAGCCCGACAGGATCCCCGCGACGACGAAGGCCCCGCCGAGGGTGAGCGTCGCCCGGGTGAGGTACGTGGCCATGGGAAGGCCGTCGGTCCCGTAGAGCGAGCCGTAGGACCACGCCAAGGCGAGGACGGCGGCCAGGCCGAGCAGGGCCCCGATGGTGGTGCGCCTGCAGAGGCGGACGTCGTCGGCGAGATGCCTGGTGAAGTAAGACATGCTGACCTCCGGGAGGATGGGACTCCACCCCATTGTAGGGCGTTGACACCCGGGCGGGGGGCCGCGAATCGACCGCGATGAATGTTTGCGGATGCCACCCGACCACGATTCGAAGGATGACCACGCGATCGCCCCCTTGTCCCGCGGAGGGCTTCGGGTGTTAGAATCCGCCCGATGGCCCCATCCCCGCCTCGGATCCGGTCGCCTCGGGCCGATCACCTCGGCCTCCGGCGTCGTGCGTCCGGCCCGGGACGTCGTGCCGGGGGGCGGGGCGCCCGGGACCGGGGCCGGGTTGTCTCCGGCTCCCGCGGGGTGGGTGCCGATCGCAGATCCCGGGGAGCGACCCCGGCCCGACCCCTCCGACGCCCGTGGCCGGGCCCCCCCGCACCGTCTCGGGGCGGCCGCCGGGCCGGGGCGAGACGACACCAGGCCCGCCGAACTCGAGGGACTTCCCGATGACGAGACTCGCCCCCGCCGCCTTCATGACGCTCGTCGGCATCCTGCCGCCGGCCGCGGCCCCCGCCGCGCAACAGGATAAGCCCAACATCATCGTCCTGATCTCCGACGACACGGGGTGGGGCGACCTCGGCTGCTACGGGGGAGGCGCCGGCCGCGGGATGCCCACGCCGAATCTCGACCGCCTGGCCGAGGAGGGGTTGCAGTTCTGGTCCTTCTACGGCCAGGCGAGCTGCACCCCCGGCCGGGCCGCCATGATCACCGGCCGCATCCCCAACCGCAGCGGGATGACGACCGTCGCCTTCCAGGGCCAGGGCGGCGGGCTCCCCGCCGCCGAGTGGACCTATGCCTCCGTGCTCAAGCAGGCGGGCTACAACACGTTCTTCGCCGGCAAGTGGCACCTGGGGGAGGCCGACGACGCCCTGCCGATCGCCCACGGCTTCGACGTGATGAGGAACACCTTCCTCTACCACCTGAACGCCTACACCTACCCGCTCGAGTCGTTCAATCCGGACATGGATCCGGCGCTTCGTGCGACCTTCGCCGAGATCACCACGGGACTGCTCGAGGGCGAGGCGGGGCGGCCGGCCCGCGAGGTGGGCAAGATCGACGACGACAACATCTCGGAAATCGACGTGATGACGACGGACGTGTCGCTGGAGTACCTCGAACGGTTCGCCGGGCAGGACGCGCCGTTCCTGATGAGCATCAATTTCGGCAAGAATCACCAGCCGAACATCCCGGCCCGGGCGTTCGAGGGGGCGTCGCCCGCGAAGAGCAAGTACGCGGACTCGGTGGTCGAGCTGGACCATCACATCGGCCAGATCATGGACAAGGTCCGCGAGCTCGGCATCGAGGAGGACACGCTCGTCTTCTACACCGTGGACAACGGGGCCTGGCAGGACGTCCACCCGGACGCCGGCTACACCCCCTTCCGGGGGACCAAGGGGACCTGCCGGGAGGCCGGCAACCGGGTGCCGGCGATCGCCTGGTGGCCGGGAACGATCGAGGCGGGGGGCGACCGCCACGAGATCGTCGGCGGGCTGGACCTGCTGGCGACGTTCGCCTCGCTGGCCGGCGTGGATCTGCCCGAGGAGGACCGGGCGGGCGAGCCGATCGTCTTCGACAGCCACGACATGACCCCGCTGCTCAAAGGCGAGGAGGGGTGGGATCGCGACGAGTGGTTCTATTTCACGGAGACGGAACTCTCGCCGGGCGCCATCCGCGTCGGGAAGTGGAAGGCGGTCTTCAACCTGCGGGGCGACAACGGGGCGATGGCCGGGAGCGAGTCCCCGGCCCCCGAGCTCGGCTGGCGCGGCCAGGAGAAATACGTCGCGACGGTGCCGGCGATCTACGACCTGTGGCAGGACCCGCAGGAGCGCTACGACCTGTTCATGAACAGCTTCACCGAGAAGACCTGGACGCTGCTGCTCTTCAACGAGACGATCGCCGGGCTCATGAAGAGCTACCAGGAGCATCCCCCGCGGAGGCTCCAGAGCGAGGTCTACACCGGCCCGATGACGATCGAACGCTTCCGCACGATCGACCAGATCAAGGGCATCCTGGAGAAGAAGGGGATCACACTCCCCCAGGACGACGAGTGACGCCCCCGTTCGCCGTCCGTGAGGACGCCCGGGTGTCACCGACCCCGCCGGTGCCGGATCGGCGGGGTGGCTGGGGTCGTCCTCGACCCCAGCCCGGTTGCCCGGGCCGCTCCGATCGCACCGGGGTCGAGGACGACCCCAGCCACCCCGCCGATCCGGCCCCAGGGCGCCAACTCTCACCCCCGTGAACGGTTGCAGGAATCTAATAGTCTATCGTCCTCAGGTCGCTCCTCGACATGAATCCCCGAACACGCTCGGAATGTTTCAATAACTCACCTTTCAAGATAAGCGTTTCCACTTCCACCACGCGATCTTCGCCAGCAGCAGCATCGTCGTCATGGAGGACATGCACCTCATCTCCCAAGGTGAGGATCGAAGAAGCTGGGTCCTGGGAAACGATGGGGGATCTGGGATCGCTTGATTCGAGCCGAATGAAGGCCTGGCCATTGCTCGGCACAACTTGAACTCGCTGGCCGGATATGAAGCGGCTGTCGTTTCGTTCGTGGGAACATCCGACAACGGCCAGAGAGGACAACAAGAGCATCCGCCACATAATCGTTTCTTCGCGATTTCTTGTGACTAATCTAATATCCGTCCCCAAGTCCCGTAGGGTCCGCTCAGCGGAACTCCCCCCTTTACTCTCCTACATCCTCGATCGACCACTTCGCGAAGGACATACCTTCTTCCCATCTGCCCCATTCGGCGGGGCCGGTGGCCCCTCGATCCGCCGATCCGGGCGGCCCGCTACCGGCGGGGGGAGGGGCCGGGGTCGTCTCGCCAGCGGTCGAGGCGTCTGGCGAGCAGGCGGGCGACGAAGGCGTCGTAGTCTTCGGCCGATCGGCGGCGGCGGGGGTCCCAGCGTCGGCCCTTCTCGTGGTTGCAGGAGGCGTGGACCAGGGCGAGGTTCCGGGGGTCCTCGGTGCCCCCTCGGGAGCGGGCCCGGATGTGCTCCAGCGTGGCCCCCTCGCCGGTCCGGGCGTCGAAGGCGATCGGGCCGTTGCAGATCAGGCACTTGCCGACCCAGAGGGCGCCCCGACGCTCGAAGGTGCGGTCGGTCCGGGCCACCCGGTCGAACGTCTCGGCGGTGCTCATCTCGGGGTCCGTTGCGGGATGCCGCACGGCGGGGGGACGAGGTCGGGAGGCCCGGGGAGGCGGGCCGGGGCCGCGTGATCATGATATCGGATCGACCGGCATGGTTGCCAACTCGGGGTGAAGCGGGAACTCGGGCAGGGCCTGCCTGGTGATCGCGGGGAGGCGATCGGATAGGGTGGCGGGCCCGGCCCGGATCGATCCCCCCCGAGGAGGCCCGCCGATGAGCGTCTCGCCGATGGTCCTGCTGCTCTCGTCCCTGGCCCCGACGGCGAGCCAGGCGCAGGACGCCCCCCGGCCGAACGTGGTGATCATCTTCTGCGACGACCTCGGCTACGGCGACCTCGGATGCTACGGCAACCCGACAATCGCCACGCCGAACCTGGACCGCATGGCCGCCGAGGGGCAGCGGTGGACCCAGTTCTACGTCGGGGCGAGCGTCTGCACCCCGAGCCGGGCCGCGCTCATGACCGGCAGGCTGCCGGTCCGATCGGGCCTGTGCAGCGGCGAGCGGCGCGTCCTGTTCCCGGATTCGGCGGGCGGCATCCCGGCGTCGGAGATCACCCTGGCCGAGGCGCTGAGGGACCTGGGGTACGACACCGGGATGGTCGGCAAGTGGCACCTCGGCCACCTGCCGCCGTACCTGCCGACGAGCAACGGGTTCGACTCCTACTTCGGCATCCCCTACAGCAACGACATGGACCGCCTGCCGTCGGCCCCCGAAGGGAGGGCGGCGATCACCAAGCCGAGGGTCGAATACTTCAACGTGCCGCTGTTGCGGGGCACGGAGGTCGTCGAACGCCCCGCCGACCAGCGGACGATCACCCGGCGCTACACGGACGAGGCGGTCCGGTTCATCGACGAACACAAGGGCGGGAATCCGTTCTTCCTCTACCTGGCCCACAGCATGCCGCACGTGCCCCTGTTCCGATCGGACGAATACGAGGGGGTCAGCCGGAGGGGGCTGTATGGCGACGTGATCGAGGAGATCGACGGGTCGGTCGGCCGGGTGCTCGACGCGATCCGGGAGGGGGGGATTTCGGAGGAGACGGTGGTCTTCTTCACCAGCGACAACGGCCCCTGGCTCGTCTTCGGCCGGCAGGGGGGCACCGCGGGGCTGCTCCGCAACGGCAAGGGGAGCACCTGGGAAGGGGGCATGCGGGAGCCCTTCCTCGCCTGGTGGCCGGGGACGATCCCGGCCGGGGGGATGGTCCGCGACCTGGGGGCGACGATGGACCTGTACGTCACCTCGATCCTGCTGGCCGGCGGCACCCCGCCGGGCGATCGGGCGATCGACGGCGTCGACCTCCGTCCCGCCTTCTTCGGGGCCGGGCCGAGCCCGAGGGACTCGATGCTCTACTACCGGGGCACCGAGCTGTACGCCGCCCGGCTCGGCCCGTACAAGGCCCACTTCATCACCGAGGAGGCCTACGGCCGCGACACGAACCGAGAGGCCCACGACCCTCCCGTGCTCTACCACCTGGAGCACGACCCCTCCGAGCGATTCGACGTCTCCGCCGAGCACCCCGGGGTGATCGCCGACATCCGGGCGCTCGTCGACGCCCACCGGGAGACGGTCGAGCCGGTGCCGAACCAGTTGGAAACGCGGATCGGCGGGGAGTGAGCCCTCCCCTCGAATCCCGGGCGCCTGAGGACGCCCGCGACGGGCCGGGCCGACGGGCCCGACTCGGACGGCAAATGCGAGAGGAGGGACTCGAACCCTCACGCCTTTCGGCTCAGGAACCTAAATCCTGCGCGTCTACCAGTTCCGCCACTCTCGCAAGGATTTACGACGAATCACCGGGTCGTCGACCTGGATTTTCGGGCCGTGCTTCAGTGTAATCTCCCCGACGATCCGGGTCCATCGCCTTTGACGCCGAGAACCGATGCCATGCGCCGACGCCGCTTCCTGACCGATAGCACTGCCGGGCTCGCCGCGATGATGGCGGCCACCTGGGGACGGCCGATCGCCTCGGCGGCCTCGTACCGGGGCCGGGAGCTCGGGGCCGACGTGGCGGTGATCGGCGGGGGGCTCGGGGGATGCGCGGCGGCGCTAGCGGCCCTGCGGGCGGGGAGGTCGGTGGTGATGACCGAGGTCACCGACTGGGTCGGCGGCCAGCTCACCAGCCAGGCCGTGCCGCCGGACGAGCACCCCTGGATCGAGCAGTTCGGCCGGAACGAGTCGTATGCGGAGTTACGCCGTCGCACCCGGGATTACTACCGGAAGAACTACCCGCTGACGGCCGAGGCGAGGGATCGGGCCCACCTCGACCCGGGCAACGGCTCGGTCTCGGCCCTCTGCGCCGAGCCGAGGGCATTCCTGGCGGCCCTGACGGCGATGCTCGCGCCGTATGCCTCCGCCGGGAGGCTGACCCTGCTGCTGGAGCACCTCCCGGTGGCGGCCGAGGTCGAGGGGGACCGGGTCCGGTCGGTGACCGTCCGGGACCTGGCCACGGGGGACGATCGGGTGGTGGTCGCCCCGTACATCCTGGATGCGACCGAGCTGGGGGACCTCCTGGAGCTGGCCGGGGTCGAGCACGTGGTCGGCTTCGAGTCGAGGTCGAGCACCGGAGACCGGTCGGCGCCCGAGGAGGCCGAGCCGCTCAACCAGCAGGCGATCACCGTCTGCTTCCCGATGGAGCACCGCCCCGGCGAGGACCACACGATCGACCGCCCCGAGGGGTACGAATTCTGGCGCGATTACGTCCCCGGGCTGTCGCCGCCCTGGTCCGGGCCGCTCTTGAGCCTGACCTACAGCAACCCGAGGACGCTGGAGCCCCGGACGCTCTCGTTCGACCCGACCGGCGACGCCTCGGGCTGGTGGACCTATCGCCGCGTCCTCGACCTGGAGAACTTCCGGCCGGGCGCCTTCGAGGGCTCCGGCGGGGTGACGATCGTCAACTGGCCGCAGAACGACTACCTTCCCGGCCCGCTCGTGGGGGTGTCGGCCGAGGAGGCGGCGGGACACGTCGACCGGGGGAAGCAACTGAGCCTGGCGCTGCTCTACTGGCTCCAGGCCGAGTGCCCGAGGCCCGACGGCGGGGTCGGCTGGCCGGGCCTGAGGCTGAGGCCGGACCTGGTGGGCACGAGCGACGGGCTGGCCAAGTCCCCCTACATCCGGGAGTCGCGACGGATCGAGGCCGAGTTCACGGTCCTGGAGCGGCACGTCGGCGTCGAGGCCAGGAGGGAGGCCGAGGGGGAGGTCCCGGACGAGGCGACCTTCCCGGACAGCGTGGGGGTGGGCAGCTACCGGATCGACCTGCACCCGAGCACGGGGGGGGACAACTACATCGACGTGGGGTCCCTGCCGTTCGAGATCCCGCTCGGCGCGCTCATCCCGAGGCGGGTCGAGAACCTGCTGCCCGCCTGCAAGAACCCGGGGACGACGCACGTCACCAACGGTTGCTACCGGCTGCACCCGGTCGAGTGGGCCATCGGCGAGGCGGCCGGTGCGCTGGCCGCCTTCTGCCTCGACCGGGGCCTTTCTCCCCGACAGGTCCGCAACA carries:
- a CDS encoding sulfatase family protein, which produces MSVSPMVLLLSSLAPTASQAQDAPRPNVVIIFCDDLGYGDLGCYGNPTIATPNLDRMAAEGQRWTQFYVGASVCTPSRAALMTGRLPVRSGLCSGERRVLFPDSAGGIPASEITLAEALRDLGYDTGMVGKWHLGHLPPYLPTSNGFDSYFGIPYSNDMDRLPSAPEGRAAITKPRVEYFNVPLLRGTEVVERPADQRTITRRYTDEAVRFIDEHKGGNPFFLYLAHSMPHVPLFRSDEYEGVSRRGLYGDVIEEIDGSVGRVLDAIREGGISEETVVFFTSDNGPWLVFGRQGGTAGLLRNGKGSTWEGGMREPFLAWWPGTIPAGGMVRDLGATMDLYVTSILLAGGTPPGDRAIDGVDLRPAFFGAGPSPRDSMLYYRGTELYAARLGPYKAHFITEEAYGRDTNREAHDPPVLYHLEHDPSERFDVSAEHPGVIADIRALVDAHRETVEPVPNQLETRIGGE
- a CDS encoding HNH endonuclease, yielding MSTAETFDRVARTDRTFERRGALWVGKCLICNGPIAFDARTGEGATLEHIRARSRGGTEDPRNLALVHASCNHEKGRRWDPRRRRSAEDYDAFVARLLARRLDRWRDDPGPSPRR
- a CDS encoding (R)-mandelonitrile lyase; translated protein: MDITRVGSQPSSEGPADWFTGTVRIDPLFQPQAPARAAAASVTFEPGARTAWHTHPLGQTLIITAGFGRVQQEGGPVEEVRPGDVVWFPPGVRHWHGASPTTAMTHTAIQEALEGNMVNWLEKVSDEQYRK
- a CDS encoding FAD-dependent oxidoreductase, with translation MRRRRFLTDSTAGLAAMMAATWGRPIASAASYRGRELGADVAVIGGGLGGCAAALAALRAGRSVVMTEVTDWVGGQLTSQAVPPDEHPWIEQFGRNESYAELRRRTRDYYRKNYPLTAEARDRAHLDPGNGSVSALCAEPRAFLAALTAMLAPYASAGRLTLLLEHLPVAAEVEGDRVRSVTVRDLATGDDRVVVAPYILDATELGDLLELAGVEHVVGFESRSSTGDRSAPEEAEPLNQQAITVCFPMEHRPGEDHTIDRPEGYEFWRDYVPGLSPPWSGPLLSLTYSNPRTLEPRTLSFDPTGDASGWWTYRRVLDLENFRPGAFEGSGGVTIVNWPQNDYLPGPLVGVSAEEAAGHVDRGKQLSLALLYWLQAECPRPDGGVGWPGLRLRPDLVGTSDGLAKSPYIRESRRIEAEFTVLERHVGVEARREAEGEVPDEATFPDSVGVGSYRIDLHPSTGGDNYIDVGSLPFEIPLGALIPRRVENLLPACKNPGTTHVTNGCYRLHPVEWAIGEAAGALAAFCLDRGLSPRQVRNTPERLREFQAALTRQGAEIHWPRARPR
- a CDS encoding arylsulfatase, coding for MTRLAPAAFMTLVGILPPAAAPAAQQDKPNIIVLISDDTGWGDLGCYGGGAGRGMPTPNLDRLAEEGLQFWSFYGQASCTPGRAAMITGRIPNRSGMTTVAFQGQGGGLPAAEWTYASVLKQAGYNTFFAGKWHLGEADDALPIAHGFDVMRNTFLYHLNAYTYPLESFNPDMDPALRATFAEITTGLLEGEAGRPAREVGKIDDDNISEIDVMTTDVSLEYLERFAGQDAPFLMSINFGKNHQPNIPARAFEGASPAKSKYADSVVELDHHIGQIMDKVRELGIEEDTLVFYTVDNGAWQDVHPDAGYTPFRGTKGTCREAGNRVPAIAWWPGTIEAGGDRHEIVGGLDLLATFASLAGVDLPEEDRAGEPIVFDSHDMTPLLKGEEGWDRDEWFYFTETELSPGAIRVGKWKAVFNLRGDNGAMAGSESPAPELGWRGQEKYVATVPAIYDLWQDPQERYDLFMNSFTEKTWTLLLFNETIAGLMKSYQEHPPRRLQSEVYTGPMTIERFRTIDQIKGILEKKGITLPQDDE